A single region of the Nocardioides aquaticus genome encodes:
- a CDS encoding alpha/beta fold hydrolase: MPTITSKSGLLSKTELHYDETGQGRPVVLIHGWPLSGDSWAKQVPAFAAAGYRVITYDRRGFGQSEKPGKGYDYDHFADDLAALLDELDLTDVTLVGFSMGGGEIARYISRHGQERLRSVVFAAAVPPYLLKTDDNADGALGDADVDGMQQAASDDRAGFLDGFTTSFFSVDGEIKVSEQDRQDALAMASQAEDKALVDCIAAFARTDFREDLAKVTVPTLVIHGDGDGTVPLEASGRRTADAIAGSELHVVAGGPHGLTVSHAEEFNSTVLSFLAR, translated from the coding sequence GTGCCGACCATCACCTCGAAGTCCGGGCTGCTGTCCAAGACCGAGCTGCACTACGACGAGACCGGTCAGGGCCGACCCGTCGTCCTGATCCACGGCTGGCCGCTCAGCGGCGACTCCTGGGCCAAGCAGGTGCCGGCGTTCGCCGCGGCCGGCTACCGCGTCATCACCTACGACCGTCGTGGGTTCGGCCAGTCCGAGAAGCCGGGCAAGGGCTACGACTACGACCACTTCGCCGACGACCTCGCCGCGCTGCTGGACGAGCTGGACCTGACCGACGTCACCCTCGTCGGCTTCTCGATGGGTGGCGGCGAGATCGCCCGCTACATCAGCCGTCACGGCCAGGAGCGGCTGCGCAGCGTCGTCTTCGCCGCCGCCGTGCCGCCGTACCTGCTCAAGACCGACGACAACGCCGACGGCGCCCTCGGCGACGCCGACGTGGACGGCATGCAGCAGGCCGCCTCGGACGACCGGGCGGGCTTCCTCGACGGCTTCACCACGAGCTTCTTCTCCGTCGACGGGGAGATCAAGGTCTCCGAGCAGGACCGTCAGGACGCCCTCGCGATGGCGTCCCAGGCCGAGGACAAGGCGCTGGTCGACTGCATCGCCGCGTTCGCCCGCACCGACTTCCGCGAGGACCTGGCGAAGGTCACCGTGCCGACCCTGGTCATCCACGGCGACGGTGACGGCACCGTGCCGCTCGAGGCCTCGGGCCGGCGCACCGCCGACGCGATCGCGGGCAGCGAGCTGCACGTCGTCGCCGGCGGGCCGCACGGCCTCACCGTCAGCCACGCCGAGGAGTTCAACAGCACCGTGCTGTCCTTCCTCGCCCGCTGA
- a CDS encoding MarR family winged helix-turn-helix transcriptional regulator codes for METTTGGLDPAGADPGVDDRLCVALHAAARAMDAVYRPLLEDVGLTYPQYLVMSVLWQDGPQQVGALARRLSLESSTMSPLLKRLEMRGLVVRQRVPGDDRKVLVGATVEGVRLRDATSGVIPQVCAATGLTRDGQDDLVARLQTLVVSLTGSRDARPTRAERRAGETGPEDLGGPAVPLEQS; via the coding sequence ATGGAGACCACCACGGGCGGGCTGGACCCCGCAGGGGCGGACCCGGGCGTCGACGACAGGCTGTGCGTGGCCCTGCACGCAGCGGCCCGAGCCATGGACGCGGTGTACCGCCCCCTGCTCGAGGACGTCGGGCTGACCTACCCCCAGTACCTCGTCATGTCCGTGCTGTGGCAGGACGGCCCGCAGCAGGTCGGCGCCCTGGCGCGCCGCCTCTCGCTGGAGTCGAGCACCATGTCGCCGCTGCTGAAGCGGCTCGAGATGCGTGGCCTGGTCGTCCGTCAGCGGGTGCCGGGTGACGACAGGAAGGTGCTGGTGGGCGCGACGGTCGAGGGCGTACGGCTGCGGGACGCGACCAGCGGTGTGATCCCGCAGGTCTGTGCGGCGACCGGTCTGACGCGCGACGGCCAGGACGACCTGGTGGCCCGCCTGCAGACCCTGGTGGTGTCGTTGACGGGTTCGCGCGACGCCCGCCCGACGAGGGCGGAGCGGCGCGCGGGGGAGACCGGTCCGGAGGACCTCGGGGGCCCCGCGGTGCCCCTGGAGCAGTCCTAG
- a CDS encoding AAA family ATPase has product MPDLTPTQAPTTTWFSSPDDAVARLGEVGYLADTATGTVGFLAGALEKPLLVEGPAGVGKTELAKAVARAAGADLVRLQCYEGLDEARALYEWNYKKQLLRIQSSKDDQAWSDTHDDIFTEEFLLTRPLLTAIRRDDPTVLLIDEVDKTDVEVEGLLLEVLSDFAVTIPELGTVSATRRPFVVLTSNASRELSEAVKRRCLYLHLDYPDAEREREIVLSQVPELEEKVAGQLVAAVGRLRELELKKAPSIAESVDWARTLVALEIGDLDDAAIDRTLGAVLKHASDTDRAVRELRLRA; this is encoded by the coding sequence ATGCCGGACCTCACGCCGACCCAGGCCCCCACGACGACCTGGTTCTCCTCGCCCGACGACGCGGTGGCCCGGCTGGGGGAGGTCGGCTACCTGGCCGACACCGCCACCGGGACGGTCGGCTTCCTGGCCGGCGCGCTGGAGAAGCCGCTGCTGGTCGAGGGTCCGGCGGGGGTCGGCAAGACCGAGCTGGCCAAGGCCGTGGCCCGGGCCGCGGGGGCCGACCTGGTGCGCCTGCAGTGCTACGAGGGCCTGGACGAGGCCCGGGCGCTGTACGAGTGGAACTACAAGAAGCAGCTCCTGCGCATCCAGTCCAGCAAGGACGACCAGGCGTGGTCGGACACCCACGACGACATCTTCACCGAGGAGTTCCTGCTGACGCGGCCGCTGCTGACCGCGATCCGGCGCGACGACCCGACGGTGCTGCTGATCGACGAGGTCGACAAGACCGACGTCGAGGTGGAGGGGCTGCTGCTCGAGGTGCTGTCGGACTTCGCGGTCACGATCCCCGAGCTCGGCACGGTCTCCGCGACCCGCCGGCCCTTCGTGGTGCTCACCTCCAACGCCAGCCGCGAGCTGTCCGAGGCGGTCAAGCGCCGCTGCCTCTACCTGCACCTGGACTACCCCGACGCCGAGCGGGAGCGGGAGATCGTGCTGAGCCAGGTGCCCGAGCTGGAGGAGAAGGTGGCCGGCCAGCTCGTCGCCGCCGTGGGACGGCTGCGCGAGCTGGAGCTGAAGAAGGCACCCTCCATCGCCGAGTCCGTCGACTGGGCGCGCACCCTGGTGGCCCTCGAGATCGGCGACCTCGACGACGCCGCGATCGACCGCACCCTCGGAGCCGTCCTCAAGCACGCCTCCGACACCGACCGGGCCGTGCGCGAGCTGCGGCTGCGGGCCTGA
- a CDS encoding vWA domain-containing protein: MTSGSGLLARHLSFLEALRGAGLPVSLAEDLDAVAALGAVGWHDRETVRATYAATLVKRLGHRPTFDTLFDLWFPRMIGGGVAEQERAAADAEAAGAEPTSRDGAAALADLRERLAAALTSGDEQALAALAAEALGRFGAMPGRGPGLSSWSAYTALQRVSPADLVGRIAEGLVGGGLDGEAAERRAGRRVGDFTRRVEDDARRRIAEEKGAEHVADVAVRPSLDRLDLTTARRADLDELRREIYPLARRLASRLTQEQHARRRGPLDVRRTVRASMSTGGVPLVTHHKPRRPHRTELVVLCDVSGSVASFARFTLMLVFALREQFTAVRAFTFVDTVHEVTHHFTPGGDLVDTMTALAADTDKAATWGRTHYGRALSRFASEHADAVTSRSSLLVLGDARSNHGDLALDVVRDLAGTARHAHWLNPERRRHWDTGDSAASAYGAIVPMVECRNLAQLTEFVHDLAR, encoded by the coding sequence GTGACCTCCGGGTCGGGGCTGCTCGCGCGCCACCTCTCCTTCCTGGAGGCGCTGCGCGGGGCCGGTCTGCCGGTCTCGCTGGCCGAGGACCTCGACGCCGTCGCCGCGCTCGGCGCGGTCGGCTGGCACGACCGGGAGACCGTACGGGCGACGTACGCCGCGACCCTGGTGAAGCGGCTGGGCCACCGACCGACCTTCGACACGCTCTTCGACCTGTGGTTCCCCCGGATGATCGGCGGCGGGGTCGCCGAGCAGGAGCGTGCCGCCGCCGACGCGGAGGCGGCGGGCGCCGAGCCGACCTCCCGCGACGGCGCCGCCGCGCTCGCCGACCTGCGCGAGCGGCTGGCCGCCGCGCTCACCTCGGGGGACGAGCAGGCCCTGGCCGCGCTGGCGGCCGAGGCGCTGGGCCGCTTCGGTGCGATGCCGGGCCGCGGGCCCGGGCTGTCGTCGTGGTCGGCCTACACGGCGCTGCAGCGGGTCTCCCCGGCCGACCTCGTCGGCCGGATCGCCGAGGGTCTGGTCGGGGGCGGCCTCGACGGCGAGGCCGCCGAGCGTCGCGCCGGGCGCCGGGTCGGCGACTTCACCCGCCGCGTGGAGGACGACGCCCGCCGACGGATCGCCGAGGAGAAGGGGGCCGAGCACGTGGCGGACGTCGCCGTACGCCCCTCGCTCGACCGGCTCGACCTGACCACCGCCCGGCGTGCCGACCTCGACGAGCTGCGCCGCGAGATCTACCCGCTGGCGCGCCGGCTGGCCTCGCGGCTCACCCAGGAGCAGCACGCCCGACGGCGCGGGCCGCTCGACGTGCGGCGGACGGTGCGCGCCTCGATGTCGACCGGCGGCGTGCCGCTGGTGACCCACCACAAGCCGCGCCGCCCGCACCGCACCGAGCTGGTGGTGCTCTGCGACGTCAGCGGGTCGGTCGCGTCGTTCGCCCGCTTCACGCTGATGCTGGTCTTCGCGCTGCGCGAGCAGTTCACCGCGGTCCGGGCGTTCACGTTCGTCGACACCGTGCACGAGGTCACCCACCACTTCACCCCCGGCGGGGACCTGGTCGACACGATGACCGCGCTCGCCGCCGACACCGACAAGGCCGCCACCTGGGGGCGTACGCACTACGGCCGGGCGCTGAGCCGCTTCGCCTCCGAGCACGCCGACGCCGTGACCTCCCGCAGCTCGCTGCTCGTCCTCGGCGACGCCCGCTCCAACCACGGCGACCTCGCGCTGGACGTGGTCCGCGACCTCGCCGGGACTGCCCGGCACGCGCACTGGCTCAACCCCGAGCGCCGCCGGCACTGGGACACCGGCGACAGCGCCGCGTCGGCGTACGGCGCGATCGTGCCCATGGTCGAGTGCCGCAACCTGGCCCAGCTCACGGAGTTCGTGCACGACCTCGCCCGCTGA
- a CDS encoding potassium/proton antiporter — protein MSFDVEQLDSFLLVGSAVTLLAILAVRLSSRAGLPSLLVYLLMGVALGESGLGIGFEDAQLAHALGFAALALILAEGGLTTKWDEVRPSMRLGLSLATIGVAVSVLVVAVAAHYLLGLPWELAILLGAVTSPTDAAAVFSVLRVVPLPRRLVGSLEAESGLNDAPTVVLVTLISTGAVADHGVPVIVAIVLGELALGLAVGLAVGFVGAWSLRRAALPSSGLYPLAVLTFTLLAYGAAAALHGSGFAAVYVAALVLGNAELPHRGTTRSFAEGVAWLAQIGLFVMLGLLLSPGRITWSTVVMALVAGLVLTVVARPVSVLVSTVVQPMPWREVSFMSWAGLRGAVPIVLATIPLSEGVSGADDLFDVVFVLVVAYTLLTGPTLPLVARWLGVTRPLEPRDLDVEAAPLERVAADLLQITISPRSRLHGVEVGELRLPPESSISMVVRDGHTLVPDPRTVLRHGDDLLVVCPRRQREQTERRLRQVSQGGRLAQWLGEDDRDRRP, from the coding sequence ATGAGCTTCGACGTCGAGCAGCTCGACAGCTTCCTGCTGGTCGGCTCGGCCGTCACGCTCCTGGCCATCCTGGCCGTACGCCTGTCCTCGCGCGCCGGCCTGCCCAGCCTGCTGGTCTACCTCCTGATGGGGGTCGCCCTCGGCGAGTCCGGGCTGGGCATCGGCTTCGAGGACGCCCAGCTCGCCCACGCCCTCGGCTTCGCCGCGCTCGCGCTGATCCTGGCCGAGGGCGGGCTGACCACGAAGTGGGACGAGGTACGTCCCTCGATGCGCCTGGGGCTGTCCCTGGCCACGATCGGCGTCGCGGTCTCGGTGCTGGTCGTCGCCGTCGCGGCCCACTACCTGCTCGGGCTGCCCTGGGAGCTGGCGATCCTGCTGGGGGCCGTCACGTCGCCGACCGACGCCGCCGCGGTCTTCTCGGTGCTGCGCGTCGTGCCGCTGCCGCGCCGTCTGGTCGGCAGCCTCGAGGCGGAGTCGGGCCTCAACGACGCCCCCACGGTCGTCCTGGTCACGCTGATCTCCACCGGCGCGGTGGCCGACCACGGCGTCCCGGTGATCGTGGCCATCGTGCTCGGCGAGCTCGCGCTCGGTCTCGCGGTCGGTCTGGCGGTCGGCTTCGTGGGCGCCTGGTCGCTGCGTCGGGCCGCGCTGCCGTCCTCCGGGCTCTACCCGCTCGCGGTCCTCACGTTCACGCTGCTGGCCTACGGCGCGGCCGCCGCCCTGCACGGCAGCGGCTTCGCGGCCGTCTACGTCGCCGCCCTCGTGCTCGGCAACGCCGAGCTGCCGCACCGCGGCACGACGCGCTCGTTCGCCGAGGGCGTGGCCTGGCTGGCCCAGATCGGGCTCTTCGTGATGCTCGGGCTGCTGCTCTCCCCGGGTCGGATCACCTGGTCCACGGTCGTGATGGCCCTGGTCGCCGGGCTCGTGCTCACGGTGGTCGCCCGGCCGGTCTCCGTGCTGGTCTCCACGGTCGTGCAGCCGATGCCGTGGCGCGAGGTGTCCTTCATGTCGTGGGCCGGGCTGCGCGGGGCGGTGCCGATCGTGCTCGCCACGATCCCGCTCTCGGAGGGGGTGTCGGGGGCCGACGACCTCTTCGACGTGGTCTTCGTCCTGGTCGTGGCCTACACCCTGCTCACGGGCCCGACCCTGCCGCTCGTGGCCCGCTGGCTCGGCGTCACCCGGCCGCTCGAGCCGCGCGACCTCGACGTCGAGGCCGCGCCCCTGGAGCGGGTCGCGGCCGACCTGCTGCAGATCACGATCAGCCCGCGCTCGCGCCTGCACGGCGTCGAGGTCGGTGAGCTGCGGCTGCCGCCCGAGTCCTCCATCTCGATGGTCGTCCGCGACGGCCACACGCTGGTGCCCGACCCGCGCACGGTGCTGCGGCACGGCGACGACCTGCTGGTGGTCTGCCCGCGCCGGCAGCGCGAGCAGACCGAGCGGCGGTTGCGCCAGGTCAGCCAGGGCGGGCGGCTGGCCCAATGGCTCGGTGAGGACGACCGCGACCGGCGTCCGTGA
- a CDS encoding LytR C-terminal domain-containing protein, with product MGPRLRTALTMLVLLAVVLGAAAWGWTRLTSPVGEAASGPCTDTELAAGDRVTTDQVVVTVLNAGSRSGLAGRVTNDLVDQGFVEGRSTNAPSGTEVTRVQIWTDSPRSPEVRLVRSYLGNVNVVRRDAVGEGVTVVVGDNFEELSDGRARVGVREDTTACLAG from the coding sequence GTGGGACCCCGTCTGCGCACCGCCCTGACCATGCTCGTGCTCCTCGCGGTGGTGCTCGGCGCCGCGGCCTGGGGCTGGACCAGGTTGACCTCCCCGGTCGGCGAGGCGGCCAGCGGCCCGTGCACCGACACCGAGCTCGCGGCCGGCGACCGGGTGACCACCGACCAGGTCGTGGTCACCGTGCTCAACGCCGGCTCCCGCTCCGGCCTGGCCGGCCGGGTCACCAACGACCTCGTCGACCAGGGCTTCGTCGAGGGCCGGTCGACGAACGCACCCAGCGGCACCGAGGTGACCCGGGTCCAGATCTGGACCGACTCCCCCCGCAGCCCCGAGGTACGTCTGGTGCGCAGCTACCTGGGGAACGTCAATGTCGTGCGCCGCGACGCGGTCGGCGAGGGCGTCACCGTGGTCGTCGGCGACAACTTCGAGGAGCTCAGCGACGGCCGGGCCAGGGTGGGCGTCCGCGAGGACACCACCGCCTGCCTCGCGGGCTGA
- a CDS encoding type II toxin-antitoxin system VapB family antitoxin: MIFKRVGEGRPYPDHGLTSRSWASVPPRQVRLDELVTIKDTLQLATLLDEDSTFYGDLFAHVVAWRDELYLEDGLHRALRAALQQRHVLHARVHHLEA; the protein is encoded by the coding sequence GTGATCTTCAAGCGGGTGGGCGAGGGCAGGCCCTACCCCGACCACGGGCTGACGTCGCGCTCGTGGGCCTCGGTGCCGCCGCGCCAGGTCCGCCTCGACGAGCTGGTGACGATCAAGGACACTCTCCAGCTGGCCACCCTGCTCGACGAGGACTCGACCTTCTACGGAGACCTCTTCGCCCACGTCGTCGCCTGGCGCGACGAGCTGTACCTCGAGGACGGGCTGCACCGCGCGCTGCGCGCCGCGTTGCAGCAGCGCCACGTGCTCCACGCCCGCGTGCACCACCTGGAGGCCTGA
- the eccCb gene encoding type VII secretion protein EccCb, which produces MASTVREQEQVVPRPPPSVAPADGAAGVAMNALPMLGSVGSVVLLTSTSVGGSGLLRMVAGGMFVLTTLGFVAVQVDRQRAQRDHQRRGARTAYLRHLAQVRGLLREAATRQRRRSYTTHPHPAQVAARMGPLAGHADRRPAGWSAGRGEPLLVRWGCGRGEPDLVPAAPPEPERDVDPVAGDALRRLLVAHRDVPALPLLLDLVATPRLCVVGVDAASVVTALLVSATHALPPGRLRVVVLADPGRLAAWEWVKWLPHAADPGTRDATGPVPLVLTASADPAADLARAASARGGGQDPHVLVVLDLTTPPAALPAPVPGVTLVLPLERDPGSPHDRVLLAPDRAQDQAQDLAQDRYVRGHAAEVRGQADRCGPAAAEAAARRLAPYGSGPSGPAVDPGAPDPVLAALGLPVPDPPANPWRPRAATDRLRVAVGTDPLGRPVHLDLKEAAHGGSGPHGLVVGATGSGKSELLRTLVLGLAATHSPGDLNLVLVDYKGGATFTGLAALPHTSALITNLADEAVLVERMGDALSGELRRRQELLRATGPFTSRHDLEVARAASADPAALPRLPSLLVVVDEFSELLTAEPAFVDLFGAIGRLGRSLGVHLLLASQRLDEGRLRGLESHLSYRVGLRTFSAAESRAVLGVPDAASLPAVPGAGYLRTGPETLVRFTGAYVSGPVTVGRPRTAPAPVVLPFDGPFDGPSGGPAATTTPASPDPGPGPPRPAGPTLLESVVDRLTGLGPPAHQVWLPPLDAPPALGDLLLARPDDAGPALVPLGVLDRPREQRREPLLVDLAVAGGHLLVVGGPRSGTSTLLRTAVTALALTTDPTHAHVHVLDLGGGALTPLSALPHVAAVATRAEPEVVRRLLRELRRSLDEREAAGARTTSRPRLVLVVDGWGSLRDGDGAWEQEVTSLAARGPGLGLHVLAAATRWADLRASARDLFGHRVELRLGDPLDSEIDRRAAARVPTGRPGHGLGPSGHRLLVALPVASAREVGAATRDAAEVALRDRVTAAWPGAGAPALRLLPARVPLTEVRRAAGPRTDRLWLGVDEDRLAPVGLDPATEPHLLVLGDGGSGRTGVLRTLALEVVRTRTPAEAQLLVLDPRRTLLGTLPGPHLLDHAGDEEHARAAVADLASFLRTRLPGRDVGPASLRRRDWWRGAEVWVLVDDHELLAPASRTGSPLDPLVALLPRGRDVGLHLVVARRAGGAARAAHDPLVQGLRDLGGAGLLLSASPEEGSLLGLRPAYAPPGRARLVSAARPATVVQTAWTDPPQV; this is translated from the coding sequence GTGGCGAGCACCGTGCGAGAGCAGGAGCAGGTCGTACCGCGTCCCCCGCCGTCGGTCGCCCCGGCCGACGGCGCCGCCGGCGTGGCGATGAACGCGCTGCCGATGCTGGGCAGCGTCGGCTCGGTGGTGCTGCTCACCTCCACGTCCGTCGGCGGGTCCGGCCTGCTGCGGATGGTCGCGGGCGGGATGTTCGTGCTCACCACGCTGGGGTTCGTCGCGGTCCAGGTCGACCGGCAGCGCGCCCAGCGGGACCACCAGCGACGCGGCGCGCGCACCGCGTACCTGCGCCACCTGGCCCAGGTGCGCGGCCTGCTGCGGGAAGCCGCCACGCGTCAGCGGCGGCGGTCCTACACCACCCACCCCCACCCGGCCCAGGTGGCCGCGCGGATGGGGCCGCTGGCCGGCCACGCCGACCGTCGGCCTGCGGGTTGGAGCGCCGGGCGCGGGGAGCCGCTCCTGGTGCGCTGGGGGTGCGGGCGCGGCGAGCCCGACCTCGTCCCGGCCGCCCCGCCCGAGCCGGAGCGCGACGTCGACCCCGTCGCGGGCGACGCCCTGCGGCGGCTGCTCGTGGCCCACCGCGACGTGCCCGCGCTGCCGCTGCTGCTGGACCTCGTCGCGACCCCGCGGCTGTGCGTGGTCGGCGTCGACGCCGCGTCCGTGGTCACCGCCCTGCTGGTCTCGGCCACGCACGCCCTCCCGCCGGGGCGGCTGCGCGTGGTGGTCCTCGCGGACCCCGGACGGCTCGCCGCGTGGGAGTGGGTCAAGTGGCTCCCGCACGCCGCGGACCCCGGGACCCGCGACGCGACCGGGCCGGTCCCGCTCGTCCTCACCGCCTCGGCCGACCCGGCGGCCGACCTCGCGCGCGCGGCCTCCGCTCGCGGCGGGGGCCAGGACCCCCACGTGCTGGTGGTCCTGGACCTCACGACACCGCCCGCCGCACTGCCGGCGCCGGTCCCCGGGGTCACCCTGGTGCTCCCGCTGGAGCGCGACCCGGGGTCGCCGCACGACCGGGTCCTCCTCGCCCCGGACCGGGCCCAGGACCAGGCCCAGGACCTGGCCCAGGACCGGTACGTCCGCGGGCACGCCGCGGAGGTGCGGGGGCAGGCGGACCGGTGCGGGCCGGCTGCGGCCGAGGCGGCGGCGCGCCGGCTCGCGCCGTACGGGTCCGGACCGTCGGGTCCTGCCGTCGACCCCGGTGCCCCCGACCCGGTGCTCGCGGCGCTGGGCCTGCCGGTGCCCGACCCTCCAGCGAACCCCTGGCGGCCCCGTGCCGCCACCGACCGGTTGCGGGTGGCGGTCGGGACCGACCCGCTCGGACGTCCGGTCCACCTCGACCTCAAGGAGGCCGCGCACGGCGGCAGCGGTCCGCACGGTCTCGTGGTCGGGGCCACCGGGTCCGGCAAGTCCGAGCTGCTGCGCACCCTCGTGCTCGGCCTGGCCGCCACGCACTCCCCGGGCGACCTCAACCTGGTGCTGGTCGACTACAAGGGCGGCGCGACGTTCACGGGGCTGGCGGCGCTGCCGCACACCTCGGCCCTGATCACGAACCTCGCCGACGAGGCGGTGCTCGTCGAGCGGATGGGCGACGCGCTGTCCGGGGAGCTCCGGCGGCGTCAGGAGCTGCTCCGCGCCACGGGGCCCTTCACCTCCCGGCACGACCTCGAGGTCGCCCGTGCCGCCTCCGCCGACCCGGCCGCGCTGCCCCGGCTGCCCTCGCTCCTCGTGGTGGTCGACGAGTTCTCCGAGCTGCTCACCGCCGAGCCGGCCTTCGTCGACCTCTTCGGGGCCATCGGTCGCCTGGGCCGCTCGCTGGGCGTGCACCTGCTGCTGGCCTCGCAGCGGCTCGACGAGGGACGCCTGCGCGGGCTCGAGTCGCACCTGTCCTACCGCGTCGGCCTGCGCACCTTCAGCGCCGCCGAGTCACGCGCGGTGCTGGGCGTGCCGGACGCGGCGTCGCTGCCCGCCGTGCCCGGCGCCGGCTACCTGCGGACCGGGCCGGAGACGCTGGTGCGCTTCACCGGGGCGTACGTCTCCGGGCCGGTCACCGTCGGGCGTCCGCGCACGGCGCCCGCGCCGGTGGTCCTGCCGTTCGACGGGCCCTTCGACGGGCCGTCCGGCGGACCGGCGGCCACGACCACGCCCGCCTCCCCGGACCCGGGTCCGGGACCGCCGCGCCCGGCCGGGCCCACGCTGCTCGAGTCCGTCGTGGACCGGCTGACCGGGCTCGGCCCGCCCGCGCACCAGGTCTGGCTGCCGCCGCTCGACGCCCCGCCCGCCCTCGGCGACCTCCTCCTCGCCCGGCCGGACGACGCCGGGCCCGCCCTGGTCCCGCTCGGCGTGCTGGACCGCCCGCGCGAGCAGCGCCGTGAGCCCCTGCTCGTCGACCTCGCCGTCGCCGGGGGCCACCTCTTGGTCGTCGGCGGCCCCCGCAGCGGCACCAGCACGCTGCTGCGCACCGCGGTGACCGCACTGGCGCTGACCACCGACCCGACGCACGCCCACGTCCACGTCCTGGACCTCGGCGGCGGTGCGCTGACGCCGCTGTCCGCGCTCCCGCACGTGGCCGCCGTGGCCACCCGCGCCGAGCCCGAGGTGGTCCGGCGGCTCCTCAGGGAGCTGCGTCGCAGCCTGGACGAGCGCGAGGCCGCGGGTGCTCGTACGACCTCGCGCCCCCGCCTGGTGCTCGTCGTCGACGGGTGGGGCTCGCTGCGCGACGGCGACGGCGCGTGGGAGCAGGAGGTGACCTCCCTGGCGGCGCGCGGGCCCGGCCTGGGGCTCCACGTCCTGGCGGCGGCGACCCGGTGGGCCGACCTGAGGGCGTCGGCGCGCGACCTGTTCGGACACCGGGTCGAGTTGCGCCTGGGCGACCCGCTCGACTCCGAGATCGACCGCCGCGCCGCCGCGCGGGTACCGACCGGTCGGCCCGGGCACGGGCTCGGCCCGAGCGGCCACCGCCTGCTCGTCGCGCTGCCGGTGGCCTCGGCCCGCGAGGTCGGGGCCGCGACCCGGGACGCCGCGGAGGTGGCGCTGCGCGACCGCGTCACCGCCGCGTGGCCCGGGGCGGGCGCACCCGCCCTCCGGCTCCTGCCGGCCCGGGTCCCGTTGACGGAGGTACGGCGGGCGGCGGGCCCCCGGACCGACCGGCTGTGGCTCGGGGTCGACGAGGACCGGCTGGCCCCGGTCGGCCTCGACCCCGCGACCGAGCCGCACCTGCTCGTCCTCGGCGACGGCGGGTCCGGGCGCACCGGCGTGCTGCGCACGCTCGCGCTCGAGGTGGTCCGGACCCGCACGCCGGCGGAGGCGCAGCTGCTGGTCCTCGACCCCCGCCGCACCCTGCTCGGCACCCTGCCGGGGCCGCACCTGCTCGACCACGCCGGCGACGAGGAGCACGCCCGCGCCGCGGTCGCGGACCTCGCCTCCTTCCTGCGCACCCGCCTGCCCGGGCGCGACGTGGGCCCCGCGTCGTTGCGGCGCCGCGACTGGTGGCGCGGGGCGGAGGTCTGGGTGCTCGTCGACGACCACGAGCTGCTCGCGCCGGCGTCGCGGACCGGCTCCCCGCTCGACCCCCTGGTCGCGCTGCTGCCCCGGGGGCGCGACGTCGGCCTCCACCTCGTCGTCGCCCGACGCGCCGGCGGCGCGGCCCGCGCCGCGCACGACCCGCTGGTCCAGGGCCTGCGTGACCTCGGGGGCGCCGGGCTGCTGCTGTCGGCGAGCCCGGAGGAGGGCAGCCTGCTCGGGCTGCGACCGGCGTACGCCCCGCCGGGTCGGGCACGCCTGGTCTCGGCGGCACGGCCGGCCACCGTGGTCCAGACCGCCTGGACCGACCCTCCCCAGGTGTGA
- a CDS encoding WXG100 family type VII secretion target, whose amino-acid sequence MSVAGEMSQGEGTLAAAAERVGACRADFDRMSAQLTDQLTALQGQWLGRGAGAFVALHQTWTDRQRVVVSALDRFDASLRVTQRDVVGADEQQGSTYAAMAGRLAG is encoded by the coding sequence ATGTCCGTCGCAGGAGAGATGAGCCAGGGCGAGGGCACCCTCGCCGCCGCAGCCGAGCGGGTCGGTGCGTGCCGCGCCGACTTCGACCGGATGAGTGCCCAGCTCACCGACCAGCTCACCGCCCTCCAGGGCCAGTGGCTCGGCCGCGGGGCCGGGGCGTTCGTCGCGCTGCACCAGACCTGGACCGACCGCCAGCGCGTCGTGGTCTCCGCCCTCGACCGCTTCGACGCCTCCCTGCGGGTCACCCAGCGCGACGTCGTCGGAGCCGACGAGCAGCAGGGCTCGACCTACGCCGCGATGGCCGGCCGGCTCGCCGGTTGA
- a CDS encoding WXG100 family type VII secretion target — MTLGDGTIRVNHAALDQAAADLGRQVRQIDARLDQLESELAPLRAGWTGEARESYDTAKRQWDAAMLDMRTVLDEAGRAVSQSNAEYAARDRAGAARFDGGR; from the coding sequence ATGACCCTCGGAGACGGCACCATCCGCGTCAACCACGCGGCGCTGGACCAGGCGGCCGCCGACCTCGGCCGGCAGGTCCGCCAGATCGACGCCCGGCTGGACCAGCTCGAGAGCGAGCTGGCCCCGCTGCGGGCCGGCTGGACCGGCGAGGCCCGCGAGTCCTACGACACCGCCAAGCGGCAGTGGGACGCGGCGATGCTCGACATGCGCACCGTGCTCGACGAGGCCGGGCGCGCGGTGTCGCAGTCCAACGCCGAGTACGCCGCCCGCGACCGCGCCGGGGCGGCCCGGTTCGACGGCGGCCGCTGA